A section of the Sphaerodactylus townsendi isolate TG3544 linkage group LG11, MPM_Stown_v2.3, whole genome shotgun sequence genome encodes:
- the LOC125440499 gene encoding guanine nucleotide-binding protein G(I)/G(S)/G(O) subunit gamma-11: protein MPAINIEDLSEKDKLKMEVEQLRKEAKLQRQLVSKCSEEIKNYIEERSGEDPLVKGIPEDRNPFKEKGGCIIA from the exons ATGCCAGCAATTAATATAGAGGATCTGAGCGAAAAGGATAAACTGAAAATGGAAGTGGAGCAGCTCCGGAAAGAAGCAAAGTTGCAAAGACAACTG GTTTCTAAATGttcagaagaaataaaaaattaCATTGAAGAAAGATCTGGAGAAGACCCTCTTGTGAAAGGTATTCCTGAAGACAGGAATCCCTTTAAAGAGAAAGGAGGATGTATTATTGCTTAG